A genome region from Streptomyces sp. NBC_01296 includes the following:
- a CDS encoding DUF4229 domain-containing protein, protein MRLGIFVGCLVLVAVLVNVGWVPAGLGDANPAWVVLLALVISAPLSFVLLRKQRDEMSTQISGRVTGAKERLAANRSQEDAADDAARA, encoded by the coding sequence ATGCGCCTGGGCATCTTCGTCGGATGCCTCGTCCTGGTCGCCGTCCTGGTCAACGTGGGCTGGGTGCCCGCCGGCCTCGGCGACGCCAACCCCGCCTGGGTCGTGCTGCTCGCCCTCGTGATCTCCGCGCCGCTGTCCTTCGTGCTCCTGCGCAAGCAGCGCGACGAGATGTCCACGCAGATCTCCGGACGCGTCACGGGTGCGAAGGAGCGGCTCGCCGCGAACCGCTCCCAGGAGGACGCGGCCGACGACGCCGCTCGCGCGTAG
- a CDS encoding GNAT family N-acetyltransferase, whose translation MTLTFTVDPVVDPALRDGVTELWTEVSNAGGAVGFVPPVTAEDIRPELVKHLVAMAEGRHRLVVGRDAHGRVLAAAVLAFNTHRLQTHWVWAYTVMVSPGLQGQGSGRALMEAVADAARSFDGIEAIRLGCRGGMGLEHFYAACGYKEVGRVPDAIRVAPGDDRDDITMLLPLH comes from the coding sequence ATGACCCTTACCTTCACGGTCGACCCGGTCGTCGACCCCGCGCTGCGCGACGGCGTCACCGAACTCTGGACCGAGGTCTCCAACGCCGGCGGCGCCGTCGGGTTCGTGCCGCCCGTCACCGCCGAGGACATCCGGCCCGAGCTGGTGAAACACCTCGTCGCGATGGCCGAGGGGCGCCACCGGCTGGTCGTCGGCCGTGATGCGCACGGGCGGGTACTGGCCGCCGCCGTCCTCGCGTTCAACACGCACCGGTTGCAGACGCACTGGGTCTGGGCCTACACCGTCATGGTCAGCCCCGGCCTCCAGGGGCAGGGCTCCGGCCGGGCGCTGATGGAGGCCGTCGCCGACGCCGCGCGCTCGTTCGACGGCATCGAGGCGATCCGGCTCGGCTGCCGCGGCGGCATGGGCCTGGAGCACTTCTACGCGGCCTGCGGCTACAAGGAGGTCGGCCGCGTCCCGGACGCCATCCGGGTGGCCCCGGGCGACGACCGCGACGACATCACGATGCTGCTGCCGCTGCATTGA
- the mqnE gene encoding aminofutalosine synthase MqnE: protein MDAGLKRELEEKVRSGERLTREDGIALYESDDLAWLGGLAHEVRMRKNGDVVHFNVNRHLNMTNVCTASCAYCSFQRKPGEKDAYTMRIEEAVRLAKAMENENLTELHIVNGLHPSLPWRYYPRSLSALKEALPNVSLKAFTATEIHHFETISGMSASDILDELIEAGLESLTGGGAEIFDWEVRQHIVDHRTHWEDWSRIHRLAHEKGLKTPSTMLYGHIEEPRHRVDHVLRLRELQDETGGFQVFIPLRYQHDFVDMQDGKVRNKLQARTTMATGAEALKTFAVSRLLFDNVPHVKVFWVMHGVQTAQLALQHGADDMDGSVVEYKITHDADNYGTPNKLGRDDLLELIREAGFRPVERNTRYEIIREYPGPDAALRETPQAMRV, encoded by the coding sequence ATGGACGCTGGGCTCAAGCGCGAGCTGGAGGAGAAGGTCCGCTCCGGCGAGCGGCTGACCCGTGAGGACGGCATCGCCCTCTACGAGTCCGACGACCTGGCCTGGCTGGGCGGCCTCGCGCACGAGGTGCGCATGCGCAAGAACGGCGACGTCGTCCACTTCAACGTGAACCGCCACCTCAACATGACGAACGTGTGCACCGCGTCGTGCGCCTACTGCTCGTTCCAGCGCAAGCCGGGCGAGAAGGACGCGTACACGATGCGCATCGAGGAGGCCGTGCGCCTGGCCAAGGCCATGGAGAACGAGAACCTCACCGAGCTGCACATCGTCAACGGCCTGCACCCGAGCCTGCCGTGGCGGTACTACCCGCGCTCGCTCTCCGCGCTGAAGGAGGCGCTGCCGAACGTCTCGCTGAAGGCGTTCACGGCGACCGAGATCCACCACTTCGAGACGATCTCCGGGATGTCGGCCTCCGACATCCTGGACGAGCTGATCGAGGCCGGTCTGGAGTCGCTCACCGGCGGCGGCGCGGAGATCTTCGACTGGGAGGTCCGCCAGCACATCGTCGACCACCGCACCCACTGGGAGGACTGGTCGCGCATCCACCGGCTCGCGCACGAGAAGGGTCTCAAGACCCCGAGCACGATGCTGTACGGGCACATCGAGGAGCCGCGCCACCGCGTGGACCACGTGCTGCGGCTGCGCGAGCTCCAGGACGAGACCGGCGGCTTCCAGGTCTTCATCCCGCTGCGCTACCAGCACGACTTCGTGGACATGCAGGACGGCAAGGTCCGCAACAAGCTCCAGGCGCGGACGACGATGGCGACGGGCGCGGAGGCGCTGAAGACCTTCGCCGTCTCGCGGCTGCTGTTCGACAACGTGCCGCACGTCAAGGTGTTCTGGGTGATGCACGGCGTGCAGACCGCCCAGCTGGCGCTGCAGCACGGCGCGGACGACATGGACGGCTCGGTCGTCGAGTACAAGATCACGCACGACGCGGACAACTACGGCACGCCGAACAAGCTCGGCCGTGACGACCTGCTCGAGCTGATCCGCGAGGCGGGCTTCCGCCCGGTCGAGCGGAACACGCGCTACGAGATCATCCGCGAGTACCCCGGTCCGGACGCGGCCCTGCGCGAGACCCCGCAGGCGATGCGCGTCTGA
- a CDS encoding Uma2 family endonuclease has translation MDREADVTVSESDRLHSQLSRFEDMFPGYRMEIVEGAIVMSPLKPHRNATIWQLWSVLKSQLSDQWGFLSDVAIPFDGENEFCPDLAVVPAVEADKNLSAYSPDLVELAVEVVSRGSIRNDYEIKDRAYARRGIPHYLIFDPYKAQCVTLWNPGPDGYLGRDVVPYGNTVVVETGIGKLTVDTSDLPVDPGATAP, from the coding sequence ATGGACAGGGAGGCCGACGTGACCGTCTCGGAGAGCGACCGCCTGCACTCGCAGCTCAGCCGGTTCGAGGACATGTTCCCGGGCTACCGGATGGAGATTGTCGAGGGCGCCATCGTGATGAGTCCGCTCAAGCCGCACCGCAACGCCACCATCTGGCAGTTGTGGAGCGTGCTCAAGTCCCAGTTGTCTGACCAGTGGGGCTTCCTCAGCGATGTCGCGATCCCCTTCGACGGCGAGAACGAGTTCTGCCCCGACCTGGCCGTGGTGCCCGCGGTCGAGGCGGACAAGAACCTCAGCGCGTACTCGCCCGATCTGGTGGAGCTGGCCGTCGAGGTGGTCTCCCGCGGCAGCATCCGCAACGACTACGAGATCAAGGATCGCGCCTACGCGCGCCGTGGGATCCCGCACTACCTGATCTTCGACCCGTACAAGGCGCAGTGCGTGACCCTGTGGAACCCGGGCCCGGACGGCTACCTGGGCCGGGACGTGGTCCCGTACGGCAACACCGTCGTCGTCGAGACCGGGATCGGCAAGCTGACCGTCGACACCTCGGACCTGCCCGTGGACCCGGGCGCGACCGCCCCCTAG
- a CDS encoding dicarboxylate/amino acid:cation symporter, whose amino-acid sequence MSVSATPQAPAKASFKFPFWAQIVTGLVLGVLFGWLARSQDVSWLAKTLEQIGDIFVQLLKLAVAPLVFFAILVSITNLRKVNNAARLASRTLLWFMITSLIAVGIGLAIGLLTNPGAGTGLTPQDGKLPKRTGSWLDFLTGIVPTDVITPFTELNVLQIVFLAAVAGIAALQLGDKAQPLLTVAESVLELLQKALWWVIRLAPIGTVGLIGTAIASYGWELIGKYATFTADVYVGSALVMFGVYPLLLATVAKVNPIQFFKGAWPAIQLAFVSRSSVGTMPVTQKVTERLGVPKEYASFAVPFGATTKMDGCAAIYPALAAIFIAQIFDVQLTITDYLLIAFVSVVGSAATAGLTGATVMLTLTLSTLGLPLEGVGLLMAIDPILDMMRTATNVAGQALVPVVVAAREGILDKKAYEAASSSPLDEPTAVPVPA is encoded by the coding sequence GTGTCCGTGTCCGCGACCCCTCAGGCCCCCGCCAAGGCCTCTTTCAAGTTCCCCTTCTGGGCCCAGATCGTCACCGGCCTCGTGCTCGGCGTCCTGTTCGGCTGGCTCGCCCGCAGCCAGGACGTCAGCTGGCTCGCCAAGACCCTCGAGCAGATCGGCGACATCTTCGTCCAGCTGCTGAAGCTGGCCGTGGCCCCCCTCGTCTTCTTCGCGATCCTGGTGTCCATCACCAACCTGCGGAAGGTGAACAACGCCGCCCGCCTCGCCTCGCGCACCCTGCTCTGGTTCATGATCACCTCGCTGATCGCCGTCGGCATCGGCCTCGCGATCGGCCTGCTGACCAACCCGGGCGCCGGCACCGGCCTCACCCCGCAGGACGGCAAGCTCCCCAAGCGCACCGGCTCCTGGCTCGACTTCCTGACCGGCATCGTGCCGACGGACGTCATCACGCCGTTCACCGAGCTGAACGTGCTCCAGATCGTCTTCCTGGCCGCCGTCGCCGGCATCGCCGCCCTCCAGCTCGGCGACAAGGCCCAGCCGCTGCTCACCGTCGCCGAGTCGGTCCTGGAGCTGCTCCAGAAGGCCCTGTGGTGGGTCATCCGCCTCGCCCCGATCGGCACCGTCGGCCTCATCGGCACCGCGATCGCCTCGTACGGCTGGGAACTCATCGGCAAGTACGCGACCTTCACCGCGGACGTGTACGTCGGCTCCGCGCTCGTGATGTTCGGCGTCTACCCGCTGCTCCTCGCGACGGTCGCCAAGGTCAACCCGATCCAGTTCTTCAAGGGCGCCTGGCCCGCGATCCAGCTGGCCTTCGTCTCCCGCTCGTCGGTCGGCACCATGCCGGTCACCCAGAAGGTCACCGAGCGCCTCGGCGTCCCGAAGGAGTACGCCTCCTTCGCCGTCCCGTTCGGCGCCACCACGAAGATGGACGGCTGCGCCGCGATCTACCCGGCGCTCGCCGCGATCTTCATCGCGCAGATCTTCGACGTCCAGCTGACGATCACCGACTACCTGCTGATCGCCTTCGTCTCGGTGGTCGGCTCGGCCGCCACGGCCGGCCTGACGGGCGCCACGGTCATGCTGACGCTGACCCTGTCCACCCTGGGCCTGCCCCTGGAGGGCGTCGGCCTGCTGATGGCGATCGACCCGATCCTGGACATGATGAGGACGGCAACGAACGTCGCCGGCCAGGCCCTGGTCCCGGTCGTGGTCGCGGCCCGCGAGGGAATCCTGGACAAGAAGGCCTACGAGGCCGCCTCGTCCTCCCCGCTGGACGAGCCCACCGCGGTCCCCGTCCCGGCCTGA
- a CDS encoding UbiX family flavin prenyltransferase yields the protein MTDGKRTPWVVGVSGASGTPYAAAVIRGLLAAGESVDLVVSRASRLTLLDETGIAFRDAHWRDDLAAWLEHGADGKPATFARPELDDVRYWGAGDLAAGPSSGSYPVKGMLIVPASTACVAGVALGLSKDLLQRVASVTLKERRRLVVAVRETPLNGQTLRHLVALDEAGAVVLPASPAFYAGATHIQDLVDFVAGRVLDAAGVPHGLYRRWEGELGGSRPREASSD from the coding sequence ATGACTGACGGCAAGCGCACCCCGTGGGTGGTAGGGGTTTCCGGGGCGTCCGGGACGCCGTACGCGGCCGCGGTGATCCGCGGACTGCTGGCGGCGGGGGAGAGCGTGGACCTGGTGGTCAGCCGGGCCTCGCGGCTGACCCTGCTGGACGAGACCGGGATCGCCTTCCGCGACGCGCACTGGCGCGACGATCTCGCCGCCTGGCTCGAGCACGGGGCGGACGGCAAGCCCGCGACCTTCGCCCGGCCGGAACTGGACGACGTCCGCTACTGGGGGGCCGGCGACCTGGCCGCCGGGCCGAGCTCGGGCTCGTACCCCGTGAAGGGGATGCTGATCGTGCCGGCGTCCACGGCCTGTGTGGCGGGGGTGGCGCTCGGACTGTCGAAGGACCTGCTCCAGCGCGTCGCGAGCGTGACGCTCAAGGAGCGGCGCCGACTGGTGGTCGCGGTGCGGGAGACCCCGCTGAACGGGCAGACGCTGCGGCATCTGGTGGCGCTGGACGAGGCGGGCGCAGTGGTGCTGCCCGCCTCTCCGGCGTTCTATGCGGGCGCGACGCACATCCAGGACCTGGTGGATTTCGTCGCGGGGCGGGTGCTCGATGCGGCAGGGGTGCCGCACGGGCTGTACCGCCGGTGGGAGGGGGAGCTCGGTGGCTCCCGCCCCCGGGAGGCAAGCAGTGACTAG
- the mqnP gene encoding menaquinone biosynthesis prenyltransferase MqnP produces MMTTADGVIGPGPAPQPTGKVKAFLRLVMIEHSVFALPFAYIAALTAMFRLDRTMHWAELLLVTVCMVGLRTFAMAANRIIDREIDARNPRTAGRELVTGAVSVRSAWTGAGIALAVFLGSAALLNPLCLALAPVAVIPMVVYPYGKRFTNFPHAILGLAQAMGPVGAWLAITGEWSWDAVILGLAVGVWIGGFDLIFACQDVAADRADGVKSVPARFGVPAALWGARGAHAVTTALLAWYAVATDAGPLFWFGLLIVVAAFLYEHTIVKPHDLSRLNRAFFTVNGFIGMALFVCALADLVARGLTL; encoded by the coding sequence ATGATGACGACCGCCGACGGGGTGATCGGGCCGGGCCCGGCGCCGCAGCCGACCGGCAAGGTGAAGGCGTTCCTCCGGCTCGTGATGATCGAGCACTCGGTCTTCGCGCTGCCCTTCGCCTACATCGCGGCGCTGACGGCCATGTTCCGGCTCGACCGGACCATGCACTGGGCCGAGCTGCTGCTCGTCACCGTCTGCATGGTGGGGCTGCGGACCTTCGCGATGGCCGCGAACCGGATCATCGACCGGGAGATCGACGCCCGGAACCCGCGGACCGCCGGGCGCGAGCTCGTCACGGGCGCCGTGTCCGTACGGTCGGCCTGGACCGGGGCCGGGATCGCCCTGGCCGTGTTCCTCGGGTCGGCGGCGCTGCTGAACCCGCTGTGCCTGGCGCTGGCGCCGGTCGCGGTGATCCCGATGGTGGTGTACCCGTACGGCAAGCGGTTCACGAACTTCCCGCACGCCATCCTGGGCCTGGCCCAGGCGATGGGGCCCGTCGGGGCGTGGCTGGCGATCACCGGCGAGTGGTCCTGGGACGCGGTGATCCTGGGCCTGGCCGTGGGCGTCTGGATCGGCGGCTTCGACCTGATCTTCGCCTGCCAGGACGTGGCCGCGGACCGCGCGGACGGCGTCAAGTCCGTCCCGGCGCGGTTCGGTGTCCCGGCGGCCCTGTGGGGCGCGCGAGGCGCGCACGCGGTGACGACGGCCCTGCTGGCGTGGTACGCCGTGGCGACGGACGCCGGCCCGCTGTTCTGGTTCGGCCTGCTGATCGTGGTCGCGGCCTTCCTCTACGAGCACACGATCGTGAAGCCGCACGACCTGTCCCGCCTCAACCGCGCCTTCTTCACGGTGAACGGCTTCATCGGGATGGCGCTCTTCGTCTGTGCCCTGGCGGACCTGGTGGCCCGCGGCCTGACGCTGTAA
- a CDS encoding Lrp/AsnC family transcriptional regulator, translated as MDAVDRQLIQALRENGRASYAELGRLVGLSGPSVTDRINRLESAGVITGYRATVDAASLGLGVTALIGISLSDAADHEDVARRLRDLAEIEDCWFIAGDDSYMLKVRAGDVDGLERIIRKLSSTKGVSRTRTTIVLSTKWENRVGDLPEEG; from the coding sequence ATGGACGCGGTGGATAGGCAGCTCATCCAGGCACTTCGTGAGAACGGACGTGCCTCGTACGCGGAGCTGGGCCGGCTCGTGGGCCTCTCCGGCCCCAGCGTCACCGACCGGATCAACCGGCTCGAGTCGGCCGGAGTGATCACCGGCTACCGTGCGACCGTCGACGCGGCCTCGCTCGGCCTCGGCGTCACGGCGCTGATCGGCATCTCCCTCTCCGACGCCGCGGACCACGAGGACGTGGCCCGCCGGCTGCGCGACCTGGCGGAGATCGAGGACTGCTGGTTCATCGCCGGCGACGACTCGTACATGCTCAAGGTGCGCGCGGGCGACGTGGACGGGCTGGAGCGGATCATCCGCAAGCTCTCCAGCACCAAGGGCGTCTCCCGCACCCGTACCACCATCGTGCTCTCCACCAAGTGGGAGAACCGGGTCGGGGACCTGCCCGAAGAGGGCTAA
- a CDS encoding PLD nuclease N-terminal domain-containing protein encodes MLRYLPFLLIIALTIYAFIDCLNTPEEEVKHLPKVVWVIIILLFSIVGPVVWLFAGRQRSAVGGGRARRTQWIAPDDNPEFLRSLGEEREKNKDRDKDRDSDKD; translated from the coding sequence GTGCTGCGCTATCTGCCGTTCCTGCTGATCATCGCGCTGACCATCTACGCCTTCATCGACTGCCTGAACACGCCGGAGGAGGAGGTCAAGCACCTCCCCAAGGTGGTCTGGGTGATCATCATCCTGCTCTTCTCGATCGTCGGCCCGGTGGTGTGGCTGTTCGCCGGCAGGCAGCGCTCCGCGGTCGGCGGCGGCCGGGCGCGCCGGACGCAGTGGATCGCGCCCGACGACAACCCGGAGTTCCTGAGGTCGCTCGGCGAGGAGCGCGAGAAGAACAAGGACCGGGACAAGGACCGGGATTCGGACAAGGACTGA
- a CDS encoding menaquinone biosynthesis decarboxylase, which translates to MAYDDLRSLLRALEREGDLKRIKAEVDPYLEVGEIVDRVNKAGGPALLFENVKGSAMPLAMNVFGTDRRLLKALGLKSYGEISEKIGGLLKPELPQGFIGVREAFGKLGSVVHVPPKKVKGESAPVQEVVLTGDDVDLDQLPALFTWPKDGGSFFNLGLTHTKHPETGVRNLGLYRLQRHDKRTIGMHWQIHKDSRNHYAVAAKRGERLPVAIAFGCPPAVTYASTAPLPGDIDEYLFAGFVAGKRIEMVDCKTVPLQVPANAEVVIEGWLEPGEMLPEGPFGDHTGFYTPQEPFPALKIDCVTMRKRPLLQSIVVGRPPTEDGPLGRATERFFLPLLKIIVPDIVDYHLPESGGFHNCAIVSIDKKYPKHAQKVMHAIWGAHMMSLTKLIIVVDADCDVHDLHEVSWRALGNTDYSRDLTVVEGPVDHLDHASYQQFWGGKAGIDATKKLPEEGYTRDGGWPDMVESDPATAALVDRRWKEYGL; encoded by the coding sequence ATGGCTTACGACGATCTCCGCTCGCTGCTCCGGGCTCTGGAGCGGGAGGGCGACCTCAAGCGCATCAAGGCCGAAGTCGACCCCTACCTCGAGGTCGGGGAGATCGTCGACAGAGTGAACAAAGCGGGGGGTCCCGCCCTCCTCTTCGAGAACGTCAAGGGCTCGGCGATGCCGCTGGCCATGAACGTCTTCGGTACCGACCGGCGCCTCCTGAAGGCCCTCGGCCTCAAGTCGTACGGCGAGATCAGCGAGAAGATCGGCGGCCTGCTCAAGCCGGAGCTCCCGCAGGGCTTCATCGGGGTCCGCGAGGCGTTCGGCAAGCTCGGCTCGGTGGTGCACGTGCCGCCGAAGAAGGTGAAGGGCGAGTCCGCCCCCGTCCAGGAGGTCGTCCTCACCGGCGACGACGTCGACCTGGACCAGCTCCCCGCGCTCTTCACCTGGCCCAAGGACGGCGGGTCCTTCTTCAACCTCGGCCTCACCCACACCAAGCACCCCGAGACGGGCGTGCGCAACCTCGGCCTCTACCGCCTCCAGCGCCACGACAAGCGCACCATCGGCATGCACTGGCAGATCCACAAGGACAGCCGCAACCACTACGCGGTCGCCGCCAAGCGCGGCGAGCGCCTCCCGGTCGCGATCGCCTTCGGCTGCCCGCCGGCCGTGACGTACGCGTCGACCGCGCCGCTGCCCGGCGACATCGACGAGTACCTCTTCGCCGGCTTCGTCGCGGGCAAGCGCATCGAGATGGTCGACTGCAAGACCGTCCCGCTCCAGGTCCCGGCCAACGCCGAGGTCGTCATCGAAGGCTGGCTGGAGCCGGGCGAGATGCTGCCGGAGGGCCCCTTCGGCGACCACACCGGCTTCTACACCCCGCAGGAGCCGTTCCCGGCGCTGAAGATCGACTGCGTGACGATGCGCAAGCGCCCGCTGCTCCAGTCGATCGTCGTCGGCCGCCCGCCGACGGAGGACGGCCCGCTGGGCCGCGCCACGGAGCGCTTCTTCCTCCCGCTCCTGAAGATCATCGTGCCGGACATCGTGGACTACCACCTGCCCGAGTCGGGCGGCTTCCACAACTGCGCGATCGTCTCGATCGACAAGAAGTACCCGAAGCACGCCCAGAAGGTCATGCACGCCATCTGGGGCGCGCACATGATGTCGCTGACCAAGCTGATCATCGTGGTGGACGCCGACTGCGACGTCCACGACCTGCACGAGGTGTCCTGGCGGGCGCTCGGCAACACGGACTACTCCCGCGACCTCACGGTGGTGGAGGGCCCGGTCGACCACCTCGACCACGCCTCGTACCAGCAGTTCTGGGGCGGCAAGGCGGGCATCGACGCGACGAAGAAGCTCCCCGAGGAGGGCTACACCCGCGACGGCGGCTGGCCCGACATGGTGGAGTCCGACCCGGCGACGGCGGCCCTGGTGGACCGCCGCTGGAAGGAGTACGGCCTGTGA
- a CDS encoding rhomboid family intramembrane serine protease has product MAEVHLEEWSRAERAKAAGKLMLGWVALLWLIEVVDLATGHALDAYGIVPRTADGLTGIPLSPFLHFGFDHVASNSVPLLVLGFVAALSGIRRFLALCAVVVLVDGLGVWLVSASNTVTAGASGLIFGLFGYLLVRGFVERRVPGVLVAVAIAAYWGAGILTGILPTNTTVSWQGHLFGLLTGVAAAFLLGRRTARA; this is encoded by the coding sequence ATGGCCGAGGTACACCTCGAAGAGTGGAGCCGGGCCGAACGGGCCAAGGCCGCCGGGAAGCTGATGCTGGGCTGGGTGGCCCTGCTGTGGCTGATCGAGGTGGTGGACCTGGCCACCGGGCACGCGCTGGACGCGTACGGGATCGTCCCGCGCACCGCCGACGGACTGACCGGGATCCCCCTCTCCCCGTTCCTCCACTTCGGCTTCGACCATGTGGCGTCCAACAGCGTCCCGCTGCTGGTGCTCGGGTTCGTCGCCGCGTTGAGCGGAATTCGACGGTTCCTCGCGCTGTGCGCGGTGGTCGTGCTCGTGGACGGGCTCGGGGTGTGGCTGGTTTCCGCGTCGAACACCGTCACGGCCGGGGCCTCGGGGCTGATCTTCGGGCTCTTCGGCTATCTGCTGGTCCGCGGGTTCGTGGAGCGGCGGGTGCCGGGGGTGCTGGTCGCCGTTGCCATCGCCGCGTACTGGGGGGCGGGGATCCTGACCGGCATCCTGCCGACGAACACCACGGTCAGCTGGCAGGGCCACCTCTTCGGCCTCCTGACGGGCGTGGCCGCGGCCTTCCTGCTCGGCCGCCGGACCGCCCGGGCCTAG
- a CDS encoding SRPBCC domain-containing protein, giving the protein MAPVSHATSESRGGNRWLLRFEAHVPSAYETVWPALTTPDGLRGWLAAADVLERRLGGVVTLHWLNGGTTVSGHVTAWDVERVVEYTVSEHGRIRFHLEAVGTDSTVIRFLNERAGSDEDRLDCLAGWHHHFELLESALQGHPADWSRWTDARWAELRASYASFSRT; this is encoded by the coding sequence ATGGCACCTGTAAGTCATGCCACCAGTGAGAGCCGCGGCGGGAACCGCTGGCTGCTGCGCTTCGAGGCCCACGTGCCGAGCGCGTACGAGACCGTGTGGCCCGCCCTGACCACGCCGGACGGGCTGCGCGGCTGGCTGGCCGCGGCGGACGTCCTGGAGCGCAGGCTCGGCGGGGTCGTCACGCTGCACTGGCTGAACGGCGGGACGACGGTCTCCGGCCACGTCACGGCCTGGGACGTCGAGCGGGTCGTGGAGTACACGGTGAGCGAGCACGGCCGGATCCGCTTCCACCTGGAGGCGGTGGGGACGGACTCGACGGTGATCCGCTTCCTGAACGAGCGGGCCGGCTCGGACGAGGACCGCCTCGACTGCCTGGCCGGCTGGCACCACCACTTCGAGCTGCTGGAATCCGCGCTGCAAGGCCATCCGGCGGACTGGTCCCGGTGGACCGACGCCCGCTGGGCGGAGCTGCGCGCGTCCTACGCGTCCTTCTCCAGGACGTAG